CACCAGCACCCTCTCCAGCATCGTCAGCCAGCTCGGCGGCGAGGGCGGTCTTGGTCAGATTTCCGAGCTGCTGAACAGCGATGAAGGCATGATGGGCAAGATCACCAGCTTCCTCGATCAGGATGGTGATGGCAATCCGCTCGACGACATCGCCGGAATGGCGAGCAAGCTGTTCGGCAAGAAGTAACTATCGACCGACAGAGAAAACAAAAAAGCCCGCCATTTTGGCGGGCTTTTCTTTTGTGCGATTGTGCTCGGCTTTAGAGCAGGTCAGCCGGAACCTTGCCGCCATTGGCAGACAGTTCCTGCAGCACTTTCTTGTGCAGCCAGATATTGTCTTCAGCCGAACCGCCATAGTCAGCGCGGCCCATCTCGCCGGCCAGCTCCTTGCGGTTGTCAAAGCTGGGGTCGAGGCCGACCAGCTTCATCAGATCAACAATCGATGTGCGCCAGTTCAGTGCGTCGGCGCCGGGCTTGGCGTCGAGCACAGCTTCAACATCAACCGAACTTTGTGCTGCAGCACCAGCGGCTGCAGCAGCAGCGGCCACTGCAGCGGTGACCGCGCCTTCCTGTGGCTTTTCTGGTGTCTTTTCTTCTTCAGAACCCCAGATTGCGTTTTTGATGGATGAGAAAATCCCCATATTGTCCTCCCTGAAATGATAAAAATGATAGCAAAATTGCGTCTAGCTTAGAATAGAGCCGAAAAAGGTAAACTCCATGACCGCGATGTAAAATCTGCCTCCACCCTGCATTTCAATAGTCTGCACCAGACAAATGGCGCTAATGTCCGTTTACAAATTCGTAGATGGAGACTCGAAATGAACTTCGCACATATTCTGCAGCAGAGCGGCGCGATTGACAACATTGCTGGCCAGCTCGGTATCGACAAAACCATTGCCCATGCAGGCGCAAGTGCTTTGCTCCCCGCAATCCTTGGTGGCTTTAAGAAAACCACAGAGCAAGGCGGTGGTGTTGATGGTCTGGGTGGCATCCTGTCGCAATTGGGTGGCAGCGGCCTGCTGGAGTCAGTCCTCGGTCCCCAGGAAACGCCGATTGAGCAGGGCAATAATGTTCTCGGCCAGATATTTGGCTCCAAGGACGTCAGTCGCTCGGTTGCCGGTCATGCCTCACAGCAGACCGGTGTCGATTCCTCGATCCTGAAGAAAATGCTGCCAATGCTAGCCATGGTTGTTGGCGGTTATATGGCGAACCAGCAGGGTGGGGCGCAGGCGCAACAGCAAAGTGGCGGTGGTCTTGGCGGTCTGCTCGGCGGCTTGCTTGGCGGCAGTGGCGGCTCATCGGCTTCGGGTATTGCCTCGATGCTTGACCTTGATGGCGATGGCAACCCGCTGGATGACATTATCGGCATTGCCAGCAAATTTGCCCGCTAAGCGACGCGGCTAATCCTGTATCTGATGATCGGCCCGGATTGAACGGGGCCGATCATCAAGCGTCGCGCAAGCACGCGCTTGCAAAAGTCCCTAAATCTTGTCAGCACGCTCTGCATGAAGTTATATGCAATATGGACCGTTCCAGCAGCTTTGGGCCTTTTGCAGTGCCCTGTAGTTGCGCAAAATACGCCTGTTGACCTCGAGCCAACGACCGAAGCCGATGTGCGCGAGCATATCGCCATATTGGCCAGCGATGACTTTGCCGGACGCGATCCCGGCACCATTGGCGAGATCAAGACGCTCACCTATTTGTCGCAACAATGGGCGACAGCGGGCATGGTCTCTGGGACCAATGACGCGGACAAACCATGGTTTCAGCCAGTGCCTTTGGTGCAAAGCAAGCCTGTCAGCAGCTCCGTCCGAATCCTGCAAGACGGCAAATCGCTGAAGCTGAATGAAAACGATATTCTGATTATCGGCACCGCCCCTGATGCAGCCGTTGAGGGACCAATTGTCTTCGTCGGCTATGGCACCGATGGCGAAGGCAAGGTTCTGGGCGATGTCGCTGGCAAGATCACCCTCATGCTATACGCCACGCCGGAAGGGACGGAGAAATATCCTTCACGCGATGAACGGCGTGCGGCTCTGGCCGATGCCGGTGCCGCTGCCGTCCTGACAGTTGTTCCCGACAGCTTCCCATGGCGCGCGGTAAAACGCAGCATCAAGCGCGGCTCCTATGAGCGCGCCAGCGATGACCGCCAGCCGATGATTACCGGCGCAGTCCGCTATGACTTTGCCGAAGACCTTCTGCGCCTTGGCGACAGTAGCCTCAAAGCAGAGAGCGAGGCTGCGCAGAATGCGGTCGTCTATGTCGGCTATGATACCGGCCTTACTGCGGACCTCTCCGCAACTACCGCTATACGCCGCTTCACCAGTCATAATGTGATCGGCAAGTTTCCCGGTAATAGGCCCGGCTCGGGCGCGGTGATGCTGATGGGCCATTGGGACCATTTTGGCAGCGAATGTCGCCCACCCGAGGCAGAGGATCGCATTTGCAATGGCGCGGTGGATAATGCCTCTGGCATGGCCGTACTTACCGAAGTTGCCGAAGAGCTGGGCCGGTTGGGTCCATTTGATCGCGATATCTATTTTATGGGCACCACTGCCGAAGAGCGTGGGCTTTTGGGTGCATATCATTATGCCGATTATCCGGCTTTCCCACTCGATGATATCGTTGCGGCGTTCAACCTGGACACCACGGCTATTGCTCCACGCGGGACACCTGTGGCGACTATCGGACGCGGTGAGACCGATCTGGATGACGAGATTGATGCCATCAGCCGCAGCCTTGGTCGAGAGGTGGATGAGTCATTGGACGCAAATGAATTCATCAAGCGACAGGATGGCTGGGCTTTCGCCGCCAAAGGTGTCCCAGCCTTTATGATCGGCGGTTCCTTTGCTGATGATGCTTTGCTGCAGAAATTTCTGCGCGGCAATTACCATAGTCCCGATGACGAGACCGAGAATATCCTCGATTTAGGCGGTGCGGCAGAAGATGCTGATCTGCATATCGCTTTGGTGCGCTATTTCGCCGATACGGAGAAATATTCCAAAGAATAGTCCAAAGGCAGCGCCGCCCACTGGTCATACGGGCAATCAAAAGCTAGAGGGTTGCCGCAACCGATTCACTTATCGGCCGTTTCCACATCGGAGGCGGCCTTTTTGCTAAGGCTGCAATAACAGCTGAGGGACAGGCACCATGGACATACCTTTGGCACTCACTTTCGACGATGTTCTGCTGCAACCGGCGGCCTCAACGGTTTTGCCAAGCACCGCAGACAGCCGCACCCGGCTGACGCGCGATATTGATCTCAATATTCCGGTGCTGTCCTCGGCGATGGATACCGTCACCGAAGCCGATATGGCCATCGTCATGGCGCAACTGGGCGGCATTGGTGTGCTGCACCGCAATCTGACGATTGAGGAACAGGTTGCTGCGGTGCGTCAGGTCAAGCGCTTTGAATCGGGCATGGTCGTCAATCCGATCACCATTGCCCCTGATGCGACTTTGTCCGAGGCGCAGGACATCATGGCGCGCAACCGTATCTCCGGCATTCCGGTTGTTGAAGCGTCGGGCCGCTTGGTCGGCATCCTCACCAATCGCGATGTGCGCTTTGCCGAGAATCCTGCCCAGCCTGTGCGCGAACTTATGACCAGCGAAGACCTTGCGACGGTCAAAGCTGGTGTAAGCCAGGACGAGGCCATGCGCCTACTGCACCAGCGCCGGATCGAGAAGCTGCTGGTGGTCGATGACGAATATCATTGCGTTGGCCTGATCACGGTAAAGGATATCGAAAAGGCGGTCACCTATCCCGATGCCACCAAGGATGCCGCAGGCAGGCTCCGCGTCGCGGCGGCTTCCACGGTCGGTGAAAAAGGCATGGAGCGCGCACTGGCTCTGTTTGATGCCGAATGCGATGTGGTGGTTGTCGATACCGCCCATGGCCATAGCAAGATGGTCGCCGACAGTGTTGCAGCGCTGAAAAATGCACATCCTGACGGCCAGGTGATTGCCGGCAATGTTGCTACCGCCGAAGCGACGCGCGCACTGATCGATGCCGGTGCCGATGCGGTTAAGGTCGGTATAGGCCCCGGCTCCATCTGCACCACGCGCGTCGTTGCAGGCGTCGGCGTGCCGCAGCTGACAGCGGTGATGGATTCTGCAGAAGAAGCGAATAAGTCCAATGTTCCGGTGATTGCCGATGGTGGCTTGAGAACCTCAGGCGATGCAGCCAAGGCACTGGCGGCGGGCGCGTCGACAGTGATGATCGGCTCCATGCTGGCGGGAACAGCCGAAGCACCGGGCGAGACATTTCTCTATCAGGGCCGCTCATACAAAAGCTATCGCGGCATGGGATCAGTCGGTGCCATGGCGCGCGGTTCGGCGGACCGCTATTTCCAGCAGGACATCAAGGACCAGATGAAACTGGTGCCCGAGGGTATTGAGGGTCAGGTGCCGTTCAAAGGCCCGGCGAGCGATGTCATTCATCAGCTCGTTGGCGGCATCAAGGCAGCGATGGGGTACACTGGCTCTGCGACGATCGAGGATCTGCGCACGCAAGCAAAGTTCGTCCGCATCACCAATGCCGGCCTTGCTGAAAGCCATGTCCATGATGTCGCGATTACGCGTGAAGCGCCCAATTATCCGACGCGGTAAAAACCGGACTTAATAGGAAACCGATATGGTCGAAGCAAAATTTATTCTGCTGATGTTTATCTGGTTCCCGTCTCCTGTGCCAAAAAGCCTGCCGATCTGGACAAGTGAGCCGCATATCAGCCTGAACGCATGTGAAAAGGCTGCAAGAGAAATGACGGCGCGAATAAAACAACAGAATGGCCGGGATGTTCGGGTGGAGCATCAGTGCGTCAACAAGGATGACTTTACCCCTCCCAATGATCCGCTGTTGCAATGACACCATCGGCGCGGGTGCAAGCCGCGATTGAATTGCTGGATGCGGTTATTGTTGCAGCCCGCGATGGCGGAGCAAGTGCCGATGTCGTCACCGCGCGTTTCCTGAAAGAACGCCGCTATATGGGCAGCAAGGACCGGCGCGCAGTGCGTGATCTTGTCTATGATGCTATCCGGCTGATCGGTGAGCGTCCAGACAATGGTCGTGCCGCCATGGCGATGCTGGCGGCGCATAATCCTGAAATGCAGGTGCTTTTCGATGGCTCGAAATACGGGCCTGAGCCACTAGAACCTGCTGAACTCGCTATTGATAAGCCGGGACCGATACCGCAATGGCTTATGCCATTATTACCTGATTACATCGATGTTGATGAGATAGCGGCATTGCTGTCTCGTGCGCCGTTGGATCTGGGCATAAAGCCCGGCGCGCAGGCTGATGTGCAACAGGCCTTTCCCGATATCACTGTGTCTGAGCATCTGCCTCAAGCGGGCAGGCTGCCTGCAGGGACACAGGTAAAGAACAGCGCTGTCTGGCGTGAAGGGCTGATCGATATTCAGGACTGGGGCAGTCAGGCGATCTGTGCGCTATGCGATGCTGCGCAGCATAAAGCCATCATCGATCTATGCGCCGGGGCAGGGGGCAAGACACTGGCTCTGGCGCAACAGGCTGATGATGATGCCGTGATATTGGCAACGGATACCTCGCGTGCCCGGCTGGCCGAGCTAGCACCGCGCGCCGAGCGTCTGGGCATTCCCAATATAGCGACCCGCTTGCTCAACCCGGCCCAGGAAAGCGCTATGCTCTCCGATTGGAAAAGACGCGCCGATTGCGTGCTGGTCGATGCGCCATGCAGTGGCACCGGCGTATGGCGGCGCAATCCGGAAGCGCGTTGGCGGCTGGATGCGAAACGTCTGGATCGACTATGCGAAACCCAGTCACGCCTGCTCGACATCGCGGCGGATATGGTGCGGCCCGGTGGCATATTGGTCTATGCGGTATGCTCCATCCTGCCGCGTGAAGGCGTTATGCAACTGGCGGCCTTTCTTGACCGGAAACCGGAACTTTCCGTCCAGTTGCCCGATTATCCATTAGGACGGTGTGTCGGCAGTAAAGGCGTTCAGCATCGCGAAAGCGCATTGGGAATAGCCCTGACACCGGCCCATGACGAGACAGACGGATTTTTTCTGACACGTCTTGTGAAATCATGATAGGCTGATTGGTAATGCCACTATTGGAGCTCATAATGCGTTTTTCCCCGCCCGTAATGGCCATTGCCGCCATTTTTGCCCTGTCATCCAGCGCGACGTTTAGCCAGGAGGAGGAGTATCAGCCTGATCCGCGTTCGGTGGTTCTGGTGGATGATGCCAAGGCGGCGTTGAATATCGGGGAGACCGAAAAAGCGATTGATCTGTTCGAGGCGGCTCTGGCCATCGACCCCGCCAATCGCGCTGCCTATCTCGGCCTTGCCGAGACTGCGCGTGCCAATGGATTGCCGGGCAAGGCTATCGGTCTGTATCGCCGGATTTTGGAACTGGAGCCCAATAATATCGCAGCACTGTCCGGTCAGGGTCGTGCCTTTGTGCAACGCGGCGCGATGGAAAAGGCCAAGATCAATCTCACGCGTCTGAAAGACCTGTGCGAAGGTGATTGTATCGAAACCACCTTGCTGTCGGCTGCAGTTGAAGAGGGCGCACCTGAAGAAGTGCTTTCTGCAGAAGCGGTTACCCCTGCGCCTACCGTCAGCGATGAAGGCGAAACGCAGGAGCCTTAAGCCCCCGCTTATCTATACCGCCGTTCGCCTCGAGCGAAGTCGAGCGGCATATGCCTGATGCAATGTGTGTCGACAGCGCTCGACACGAACGGTGCGTGAGCCGGTTCTTCGTTCTTTGTCTGTTGGTCAAGATGATTGAACTTAGAAGCCGTAAATCAGCGTGAAACGCGTCAGCGTGTCGGTCGCGACCGATCCGACTGGCGGGTCGGTCTCATGTTCGACAGTATAGGAAACCCGGGCCGTAAGGGCTGAGCTCAGCGCGGCCTCAAGACCGGTGATTGAACGCAGCGTAGAGTTGCCCGAGGCGATGTAAGCCTCTGCATCCTGAGTCAGTTTGATATTGTCGACGACCTGCCAATCAAAATCGAGCGCCGCCAATGCAGCCAATTGGCTGTTGGAGCCACCACCGACAAGTTCGACCTGGCGATAGGCCGGGCCGCCTTTGACATCCAGCGTCATTCGTTCGCCAGTCAGGAAGCGATAGCCCAGACCGCCGGAAAGCGTATAACGTGCGGAAAAGCCCTGAAAACGGTCACGCTCATATTGCGCCAGTCCATAGCCATAAAGCCGGTCGGTAAACTGGACATTGGGCTCATAGGCGAACAGGAATTGCTCGCGCGTGCTGACGCCCTCGGTGCGTTGGAAGTCGACCAGAGCGGTAAGGTTATGCCGCCAGCGCTTGCCTTGCTTCTGTAGCTTCAAACTGCCGGTGATACCGGTGTTGCTGGTGTTGCCGGTCGAGCGGAAACCACCAATTTCACCCTGACCGCTCCAATTGTCGAACAGGCCGTTATTGGCGAGGCGTTCGGCCTCAGCAGCGGCTTCTTCGGCTTCTTTCTCGGCGAGACGGACAGACTGATATTCACTCAACATGGCGTCAAGCGCGGCGCTGTCTTCAGGATTGGTCTTCTTGGCCAGGCCAATAACGGTCTCAACCGCGCTGTCATCCTTGTCAGCAATTGCCTGATCAATCAGTGCTTTAACCGATTCCGGTACCTCGGCATAGGCCATTTGCGGCGTTACAAGAGCCGTGGACGCGATGAGCGCTGCGCAAAGCGCACCTTTTGAACTTTTCTGAAACATGCGGGCCTGTAACAGATTGTCTAAAGGTGTGACGTAAATTCTTTCAACACATCGCGGTAAAGCTGGCGTTTAAAGGGTACGATCATATCGGGAAGCTGCATCGGGTCCGCCCATTTCCAGCGCGAGAATTCGGCATGGTCGGTCGCGATGTTGATGTCGCTGTCCTGACCCAGAAAGCGCATGAGAAACCATATCTGACGCTGCCCGCGCCATTTGCCTTTCCAGATTTTGCCAATCAATTCATCAGGAAGGTCATAAAACAGCTCGTCGCGTGTACGTGTGACAATGTCCACCTTGTCAGAGGATATGCCGGTTTCTTCGCCCAATTCGCGCAACGCTGCGCTTTCGGGGTCTTCACCCTTGTCTATGCCGCCCTGCGGCATTTGCCATGCCGGGCTGCCTGGATTGTCGAGCCTCTGGCCGGCGAATACCAGACCCTTGGCGTTCAGCAGCATAATGCCTGCACAAGGACGATAGGGCAGGGTATCGACATCTATGCCGTTGACAATTCGTCCGCTCATTCGGCCGGGACTCCGCTATTCGGCAAACCTTCAAGGCCCTTCAAGATACCGTTCAACCGCCCGATCATCGCATTGCAGTCATGCACCGAGCTGGGGATCAGTTTTCTGAGCGCGATAAAGTCATGCACATTGCCCTCGGCTTCATAAAAACTTGTGGTAATACCCGCCTGCAACAACGCCGCGCCATAGGCCCGGCCTTGGTCGCGCAGCGGGTCGAGACTTGTGGTTATCAATACCGTTGGCGGGGTCTGGCTATGGTCCTGATCCAGCACATTATAATGCGCGCTCTCGCTATCGGGCTGATAGGCCGCGTCAAACCATTCCATCGCCTCTTTGGTCAGCACATAGCCATCGGCAAAATCCTGCATTGACGGCCAGTCGCGATCGGTGCTGACCACCGGATAGATGGGCATTTGCGCAGTCACTGGCACTTCGGCAGGCGATTGGGTGAGCGCCTGGGTGATAACGATCGCCAAATTGCCACCGGCACTATCGCCGACGGGAATAAGCCCGGTAACATCCAACCCCAACGCCTCGGGTGATCCGGCAATCCAGCGCGCCGCGGCAATCGCGTCTTCGGCAGCCGCAGGGAACGGATTTTCCGGTGCCAGGCGATAGTCGACAGCAATCAGCGGCAGATCGAGTTGATCTGCCAATAGGGTGCAAAAGCTGTGATGCGTCGCAAGATCACCAATCACAAACCCGCCGCCATGGACAAAAACAATCGCCGGACCAGCCTTATCGCGCTCGGCTTGCTTGTCGTAAAATCGAAGCGGAATATCGCCTACAGGTCCCGGGCAGGTGAGGTCGCGCGTAACCGCCAGTTCGATCGGCTCTGCATCGGCCAGCATATGCATGGCAAGATAGGCCTGACGTGCGTCTTCCGGTGTCATCTCGTTCATCGCTGGCCCCTCCATCGCCGCCATCATTGTCAGGCAAGCCTGCACATCGGGGCGGACAAAGGGGGTGTTCTGATCAGTTGTGTCGGGTTGGGTGGCCATATCTCTCTCCTGCTTTTGCTATTTTGCTAATTGCTCGCATGGTTTCGGTCCATAGACAACGACAGATATTGTCCATTCGGATATAGATGACTCTCGCGCAAAGGCGCTAAGAGCCTGATCCGAAAGTTATTGAACAATACCAGCCATTTGTGATTCACACCTGCTTTGCGAAGAGTAGGAGTGAAGCATGGCATGGACTGGTATTGCCCGGGCTGAGCATAGCCGGGAAGGTTTGCGATATCCATCGGATATGACGGATAGGGAGTGGATGTTGCTGGAGCCGTTCATTCCCCCGGCGAGGCGTGGTGGTCGGCCGCGGACGGCGGATATGCGCGAGGTGGTCAATGCGCTGCTCTATATTGCCTCTGCCGGATGTGCATGGAGGTTGCTGCCCAAGTGTTTTCCGCCAGTGTCGACGGTACGGCGCTATTTCTACGCATGGCGGGACACTGGCCTGTTCGATACGCTCAACATGGTGCTGGTGATGAACCTGCGCGAGATCGAGGGGCGCGAAGCCTCGCCCAGTGCTGGCGTGATCGACAGCCAGAGCGTGAAAACCACCGAGAGCGGTGGAATATCGGGTTATGACGCGGGCAAGAAGGTGAAAGGCAGGAAGCGGCACATCATAACCGACACATGCGGGTTCCTGATCTTCGTCCTCGTCCACAGTGCCGATATTCAAGACCGTGACGGGGCTGTCGATGTGCTGGCGGCAACTCGCCACCGCTTCCCCTGGTTGCGACACGTCTTTGCTGACGGAGGATATGCAGGGCAAAAACTGGGGGTTACGTTGGCTGGCATGGGGGCGTGGACCATGGAAATCATCAAGCGCTCCGATCACACCAAGGGCTTTCAAGCCCTGCCACGCCGATGGGTCGTCGAACGCACCTTCGCATGGCTAGGGCGATGCCGACGCCTCGCCAAAGACTGGGAAACATCCATCGAAAGCTCAACCGCATGGGCGCTCATCGCTTCCATCCGTATGATTATACGAAGAACCGCAAAATACTGTTATGCTTGAGATACTTTCGAATCAGGCTCTAAGGCACAAAGAAAGCGTTTCGGGGGGCTTGCTTTGGAAAACGATCTCGAAGATTTAGCTCGTATTGCAGTTGATTGCGGTTTCAAATTGCACCGAGAGACCGGGCCGGGGCTGTTAGAACATGTGTATGAAGTATTGCTTTTTGAATCGCTTAAAGAACAGGGCCTTTTTGTCGAAAGACAAAAAGCAATACCAATCCGCTTCAAAGGACGCACATTGGAAGAAGGCTTTCGTGCCGATCTGCTTGTTGAAGGCCAACTTTTAATAGAACTCAAGTCAACAGAGAAATATAGCCCGCTTCATGCCAAGCAAGTGCTGACCTACCTCCGATTGATGGACCTACCATTGGGATTGCTGATGAATTTCGGCATGGAAACCTTCAGAGATGGCATTAAAAGACTGGTCAACAATTACCGTGGTTAGCGTAATACCCTGACTTCTTTGTGCCTTAGCGCCTTTGCGCGAGAAAAATATGACGAAATCCCAAATTCTCTGGCTCCGTCGCGATTTGCGGCTTGCTGATCAGGCGGCCTTGATCGCTGCGGCTAAGGCAGGCCCGGTTATCCCGGTCTATGTGCTCGACGATGAAATGCCAAAGCACCGCAAGATGGGCGGGGCTTCGCGCTGGTGGCTGCATCATTCTCTGACCAGTCTTGGCACGGCATTGGCGGATAAGGGATCACGGTTGATCCTGCGGCGCGGTAATAGCGCTGAGATTATTGCCGATATTGCCAAGGAAGCGGGTGCTGCGGCGGTGCACGCGCTGCATCATTATGAGCCATGGTGGCGCAATGCGGAAAAGGCGTTGCGCAAGGCTTTGCCGGGAGACGTTGCGCTGGACCTGCATCACGGCAATTATCTGATGCCGCCCGGCAGCGTGACCGCGGGCAGCGGCGGGCCGTACAAGATTTACACCCCGTTCTGGCGCGCGCTCGATCAGCATATGCCGCCTGCCGTGCCACAGCCTGCGCCTGACAGCATCGATGCACCTGATAGCTGGCCCGCCAGCGATCATCTGGATGACTGGCAATTGCTGCCCGCCCGACCCAATTGGGCAACGGGCTTTGCCGAGATGTGGACGCCGGGTGAAGCAGGAGCCGAGGCTAATCTCGAAGCCTTTGCCAGCAAAGCTGTGCGTTATGATGAGCGGCGCAATTTTCCGTCAGAAGTCGGCACATCATTGCTCAGCCCGCATCTGCATTTTGGCGAGATTTCGCCCGCCACCGTTTGGCATCGCATCATTGCCGAGCATGGTGCTGAAGCAGCGGAAACCTATCTCAAGGAACTAGTCTGGCGCGATTATTCGCAAAATGTGATCTGCCAATATCCGGTTTATGGCAGTGAAAATGCGCGTGACCGGTTCGATGCATTTCCATGGCGCGATATGTCTGATCCCACAGTGCAGGCAGATTATCGGGCATGGACAAAAGGCCGGACTGGCTATCCGATTGTCGATGCCGGGATGCGCGAGCTTTGGGCCACCGGCTGGATGCACAATCGGGTGCGGATGATCACCGCGTCCTTTCTGATCAAGCACCTGCTGATCGACTGGCGCGAGGGAGAGAAATGGTTTTGGGATACACTGGTGGATGCTGATTATGGCTCGAACAGCACCAACTGGCAGTGGACCGCTGGCACCGGTGTTGACAGCAATATGTTCGTGCGGATCATGGCGCCGCTGACTCAATCAGAGAAATTCGATACGGCGGGCTATATCCGCCAATGGGTGCCAGAGCTGGCTGATCTTGACGCACCCTATATCCATGACCCGGAAGAACATGGCTTTCGGCCCAAAAATTATCCCCGCAAGATCATCGCGCACAAGCAAGCGCGTCAGCGGGCGCTTGATGCCTATGCTGCGATCAAGGAATGATCTATAGCGGCACGGGTTTGCCAAGAAAGTATTGAATATGAAGAGATTACAAGGAAAGACTTGCCTCATTACCGGGGCAGCGCGCGGTATTGGTGCGGGTATCGCCAAGGCTTTTTCTGATGAAGGTGCCAAAGTTATCGTTACCGATATCAATGATGACGAAGGCCGCGAGACAGCATCGCAAATCGGCGCTGGCTATCACCATCTTGATGTTGCCGAGGAGGGCGATTGGGCTGCCATTGCGGAGGCGGTGCCAGCGATTGATGTGCTGGTGAATAATGCCGGGATAACCGGCTTTGAAGATAGTCCGGCACCGCAGGACCCGGAAAATGCTTCGCTCGATGATTGGCATCGGGTGCATCGGGTGAACACCGACGGCACATTTCTTGGCTGTCGCTATGCCATTGGCGCGATGAAGCAGAAGGGTGAAGGCGCGATCATCAATATCTCGTCACGCTCCGGGCTGGTCGGTATCCCCGGTGCCGCGGCCTATGCCGCATCCAAGGCTGCGATCCGCAACCATACCAAAAGCGTCGCGCTTTACTGCGCGCAGCAGGGCTGGAATATCCGCTGCAACTCGATCCATCCGGCGGCGATATTGACGCCGATGTGGGAGCCGATGTTGGGTGAGGGCGAAGA
The sequence above is drawn from the Parasphingorhabdus sp. SCSIO 66989 genome and encodes:
- a CDS encoding IS5 family transposase → MAWTGIARAEHSREGLRYPSDMTDREWMLLEPFIPPARRGGRPRTADMREVVNALLYIASAGCAWRLLPKCFPPVSTVRRYFYAWRDTGLFDTLNMVLVMNLREIEGREASPSAGVIDSQSVKTTESGGISGYDAGKKVKGRKRHIITDTCGFLIFVLVHSADIQDRDGAVDVLAATRHRFPWLRHVFADGGYAGQKLGVTLAGMGAWTMEIIKRSDHTKGFQALPRRWVVERTFAWLGRCRRLAKDWETSIESSTAWALIASIRMIIRRTAKYCYA
- a CDS encoding GxxExxY protein, translated to MENDLEDLARIAVDCGFKLHRETGPGLLEHVYEVLLFESLKEQGLFVERQKAIPIRFKGRTLEEGFRADLLVEGQLLIELKSTEKYSPLHAKQVLTYLRLMDLPLGLLMNFGMETFRDGIKRLVNNYRG
- a CDS encoding cryptochrome/photolyase family protein produces the protein MTKSQILWLRRDLRLADQAALIAAAKAGPVIPVYVLDDEMPKHRKMGGASRWWLHHSLTSLGTALADKGSRLILRRGNSAEIIADIAKEAGAAAVHALHHYEPWWRNAEKALRKALPGDVALDLHHGNYLMPPGSVTAGSGGPYKIYTPFWRALDQHMPPAVPQPAPDSIDAPDSWPASDHLDDWQLLPARPNWATGFAEMWTPGEAGAEANLEAFASKAVRYDERRNFPSEVGTSLLSPHLHFGEISPATVWHRIIAEHGAEAAETYLKELVWRDYSQNVICQYPVYGSENARDRFDAFPWRDMSDPTVQADYRAWTKGRTGYPIVDAGMRELWATGWMHNRVRMITASFLIKHLLIDWREGEKWFWDTLVDADYGSNSTNWQWTAGTGVDSNMFVRIMAPLTQSEKFDTAGYIRQWVPELADLDAPYIHDPEEHGFRPKNYPRKIIAHKQARQRALDAYAAIKE
- a CDS encoding SDR family oxidoreductase — translated: MKRLQGKTCLITGAARGIGAGIAKAFSDEGAKVIVTDINDDEGRETASQIGAGYHHLDVAEEGDWAAIAEAVPAIDVLVNNAGITGFEDSPAPQDPENASLDDWHRVHRVNTDGTFLGCRYAIGAMKQKGEGAIINISSRSGLVGIPGAAAYAASKAAIRNHTKSVALYCAQQGWNIRCNSIHPAAILTPMWEPMLGEGEEREANMAAMVSDTPMRRFGTVDEVAALALLLASDEAAYITGSELNIDGGLLAGSAASPG